DNA from Thermodesulfatator atlanticus DSM 21156:
GAATCAATCTCATATACAAGTCGCCTCGCGAGATACTGTGGATTTTGTCAAGCCATTTGTAACTGCAACTCCTCCATCGCTTTCTTATACTTGGCAAACGCAAATAACAGGAGCTTACGCGCACAGGCCGTCACCGCTACCTTTTTCGGCTTACCTTTCTTCACCAATCTGTCGTAAAATTCCCTCAATACCCCTTTACCGCTCGCTATCGCACTAAGGGCTCCCATGTAA
Protein-coding regions in this window:
- a CDS encoding transposase, yielding NRGEAVALVGLDPETKESGNTKKAAQISKKGDKRLRGLLYMGALSAIASGKGVLREFYDRLVKKGKPKKVAVTACARKLLLFAFAKYKKAMEELQLQMA